In Cutaneotrichosporon cavernicola HIS019 DNA, chromosome: 1, one DNA window encodes the following:
- the CWC25 gene encoding uncharacterized protein (N-terminal domain of CBF1 interacting co-repressor CIR): protein MKKSWHPALLVNQDKVWQAEKKASEERKALRQLQKERDEERQLAELQRLQEAQTGKKRVEKLDWMYAAPSSSGMGGGRTERELEDYLLGKKRVDEALRGADKDVGNTSKDFIIAQNANTARDTAAKIREDPMLAMKKAEQARLAALMNRPDIRRALKAKQGEGKEEKRERRRAEKEERRRERHERRSGYSDEERERRHRRDRDDRDDRNDRRRDRDRDYDDRKRDRYDESERRRDRRDDRDDRDRRRNSRSVSPRRDDRETKRRDSRSDLPRRDRGRDRDDTPKREPRSPRDRSPVKPERDMSPKRERSPRERNGGNRDLRNGANGNGDTRYNGRRDERNGGPHNLNNGARDLRNGRNDRNDSRDLRNGNGRAYDHAPPRHPSPERKPAGNALDDMRAARLAAMTGAANQMSAERSTKLAQRADEEKRVFEAEERARAKYHRDEAAGMFMKHQEQLGGSVGLAENLQRRGGKGLLRDI, encoded by the coding sequence ATGAAAAAGTCCTGGCACCCAGCCCTCCTGGTGAACCAGGACAAGGTGTGGCAAGCGGAGAAGAAAGCTTCAGAGGAACGCAAAGCCCTCCGCCAGCTCCAGAAGGAACGCGATGAGGAACGCCaactcgccgagctccagCGTCTTCAAGAGGCTCAAACCGGAAAGAAACGCGTAGAGAAGCTGGACTGGATGTACGCGgcaccctcctcgtctggGATGGGTGGGGGACGTACCGAGCGCGAACTGGAGGATTATCTGTTGGGCAAGAAACGCGTCGATGAGGCCCTTCGTGGGGCTGATAAGGATGTGGGGAACACGTCCAAGGATTTCATTATTGCGCAGAACGCCAATACCGCGCGTGATACGGCTGCGAAGATTCGGGAAGATCCCATGCTGGCAATGAAGAAGGCTGAGCAGGCGCGGTTGGCGGCGCTTATGAATCGCCCGGATATTCGGCGCgccctcaaggccaagcagggggaggggaaggaggagaagagggagcggaggagggccgagaaggaggagaggcggCGGGAGAGGCACGAGAGGAGGTCGGGCTATTCGGACGAGGAACGGGAGCGTCGACACCGCCGTGAtcgcgacgaccgcgaTGACCGGAACGATCGCAGGCgtgaccgcgaccgcgatTATGACGATCGGAAGCGCGACCGATACGATGAGagcgagcgccgccgcgacagGCGCGATGACCGCGACGACCGTGACCGTAGACGCAACTCGCGCTCTGTGTCCCCACGCCGTGACGACCGCGAGACGAAGCGGCGCGACTCGCGCTCCGATTTGCCACGTCGCGACCGCGgacgcgaccgcgacgacaCGCCGAAGCGGGAGCCTCGTAGCCCTCGCGACCGCTCGCCTGTCAAGCCGGAGCGCGACATGTCCcccaagcgcgagcgcagccCTCGCGAGAGGAACGGCGGCAACCGCGACTTGCGTAACGGCGCGAACGGCAACGGTGACACGCGCTACAATGGCCGACGTGACGAGCGCAACGGTGGCCCGCACAACTTGAACAACGGCGCTCGCGACTTGCGCAACGGCCGAAACGACCGCAACGACTCTCGCGACTTGCGTAACGGCAACGGACGCGCGTACGATCACGCTCCACCCCGCCACCCCTCTCCCGAGCGCAAGCCAGCTGGTAACGCGCTTGACGACATGCGCGCAGCCCGCCTCGCGGCCATGACTGGCGCTGCAAACCAGATGTCTGCCGAGCGGTCGACCAAGCTCGCACAGCGGGCTGATGAGGAGAAGCGTGTGtttgaggccgaggagcgtgcGAGGGCCAAATACCaccgcgacgaggcggcgggcaTGTTCATGAAGCACCAGGAGCAACTGGGTGGTTCTGTTGGGCTTGCGGAGAACCTGCAGCGTCGTGGTGGCAAGGGACTGCTGCGTGACATTTAG
- the bem46 gene encoding uncharacterized protein (Serine aminopeptidase, S33) yields the protein MAKYGLGVTLTIPVFLAGALWYFQRRLIYPADFPEGSRTMVPKPTEAALPYEDVTLATPDGLRIKAYVIPARQRVVPLHELRGLNSAQLKDRGESELAAWDQVKDSADALEYARSRPTVVMFHANAGNLGHRIPLARKFVSELACNVFMLSYRGYGLSEGAPSEAGIKVDAATAMEYIATHPILRNTKLVLYGQSIGGAVVLDTAAAFPDMVSGVIIENTFVSLASLVPHVMPVPPILVNLLLSERWDAAKALPKIPKSTPILFLSGRRDELVPQAQMLALRELRLRQGGKCCWREFPHGTHNDTYVAPAYWDEIGDWLRKEIEGGEKEKVIE from the exons ATGGCCAAG taCGGTCTCGGCGTGACGCTGACGATCCCCGTATTCCTTGCCGGCGCGCTATGGTACTTCCAGCGCCGGCTAATCTACCCCGCCGACTTCCCCGAAGGATCTCGAACAA TGGTCCCCAAACCGACTGAAGCCGCCCTCCCATACGAGGACGTGACTCTTGCCACGCCCGACGGGCTGCGTATCAAGGCCTATGTGATCCCTGCGCGCCAACGCGTCGTGCCCCTCCACGAGCTGCGTGGACTGAACAGCGCGCAACTCAAGGACCGCGGAGAGAGTGAACTAGCCGCCTGGGATCAAGTCAAGGACtcggccgacgcgctcgaaTACGCCCGCTCCCGACCCACCGTCGTCATGTTCCATGCTAATGCCGGCAATCTCGGGCACCGCATTCCTCTCGCACGCAAGTTCGTGTCCGAGCTCGCGTGTAATGTCTTCATGCTCAGTTACCGGGGATATGGACTGAGTGAAGGCGCGCCTTCCGAGGCGGGCATCAAGGTCGATGCAGCCACCGCCATGGAATATATTGCCACCCATCCCATATTGCGTAATACCAAACTCGTC TTATATGGCCAGAGTATTGGCGGTGccgtcgtgctcgacacAGCCGCCGCTTTCCCAGACATGGTGTCTGGCGTGATTATCGAGAACACTTTTGTGAGCCTCGCGTCCCTCGTGCCACACGTCATGCCCGTCCCACCCATTCTCGTCAATCTCCTCTTAAGTGAGCGGTGGGATGCCGCCAAGGCACTCCCCAAAATCCCCAAGAGCACAcccatcctcttcctcagTGGACGGCgggacgagctcgtgccACAGGCGCAGATGCTCGCTCTTCGCGAGCTGCGGTTGCGCCAGGGTGGTAAGTGCTGCTGGCGCGAGTTCCCGCATGGCACCCATAATGATACCTATGTCGCCCCGGCTTATTGGGACGAGATTGGCGATTGGCTCCGTAAGGAGATTGAGGGCGGGGAGAAGGAAAAGGTCATCGAGTAG
- a CDS encoding uncharacterized protein (COG1670 acetyltransferases, including N-acetylases of ribosomal proteins), whose protein sequence is MAALPLTTERLSILPLTAADRDAFVAYRDNPDVARHQGWHVPYTSEDADRLLANQPTSFPPPPGSWLQLAIHGSSGLLGDVAVHTLADQPDSYEVGITIAPAVHRTGVAVRQTCKAIERKTFASWSHEFFRKRQFMISTFSLQTLLDISQHAELGPMLKHLCIATDKPVELFRGSAAASLAAKRARQDQNYLFNTGVWIEMLTEAFKTLPNLETLDIRDFNSSSRFRDGPDAKWYSYGSTTLFKESGIRPALGGQAFDLDRLFQGVVVAAGRAGLTAPNLEVITRNMSLSDAFYVSPAIKPAVTKYLGQLKKLHLVLLNSVPEPLEDFLHLAKNVKWLRVNYHMHGSPNSFLEWLGTPCNNDTMDDWAKAVATATQEDKELPIPPLNLSLDTLELGGCSISISSLMDIVTKLPLRSLSMRRIHLWRDPGVDATQLWAHFLEGLEGGLIRRLLLSDVTESQAVGTWGLPVTFKGGRKPNELWLPARRYRHEMFKSAAADTVVEPPPSDDSDQADSDIDEDDDEEDDGNGGNGEDGEENGGDGEDGEENGGNGEDEEDTGVAANGDVNGDGDVGAGAISSDGDVVMGGNDV, encoded by the exons ATGGCGGCGCTACCCCTCACCACCGAACgtctctccatcctccccctcaCCGCAGCCGACCGCGACGCCTTCGTAGCATACCGAGACAACCCCGATGTTGCGCGCCACCAAGGCTGGCATGTCCCCTACACGTCCGAGGATGccgaccgcctcctcgccaaccaacccacctccttccctccacctcctgGTTCCTGGCTCCAACTAGCCATCCACGGCTCTTCAGGCCTCCTAGGCGATGTAGCCGTCCACACCCTTGCAGACCAGCCCGACTCGTACGAGGTTGGAATCACCATCGCGCCCGCCGTGCATCGAACCGGAGTTG CCGTCCGCCAGACTTGCAAGGCCATCGAGCGTAAGACGTTCGCTTCCTGGTCACACGAGTTCTTCCGCAAGCGACAGTTCATGATCTCTACATTCAGTCTGCAgaccctcctcgacattTCGCagcacgccgagctgggTCCCATGCTCAAGCACCTGTGTATCGCTACCGACAAACCCGTTGAACTGTTCCGGGGCTC GGCGGCTGCCTCGCTGGCAGCCAAGCGAGCTCGTCAGGACCAGAACTACCTCTTCAACACGGGCGTGTGGATCGAGATGCTCACCGAGGCGTTCAAGACGTTACCTAACCTCGAGACCCTGGACATTCGCGACTTCAACAGCTCGTCGCGTTTCCGCGACGGTCCAGACGCCAAGTGGTACTCGTACGGCTCGACCACATTATTCAAAGAGTCTGGTATCCGCCCTGCTCTCGGTGGACAGGCGTTTGACCTCGATCGGCTGTTCCagggcgtcgtcgtggcCGCTGGCCGCGCTGGGCTCACAGCCCCCAATCTGGAGGTCATCACTCGCAATATGTCTCTCTCAGATGCATTTTACGTCTCGCCCGCCATCAAACCTGCCGTCACCAAGTACCTAGGCCAGCTCAAGAAACTCCACCTCGTGTTGCTCAACTCGGTACCCGAGCCGCTCGAAGACTTCCTTCATCTTGCCAAGAACGTCAAGTGGCTCCGCGTCAACTACCACATGCACGGTAGTCCCAATTCCTTCCTCGAATGGCTCGGCACGCCATGCAACAACGACACGATGGACGACTGGGCCAAGGCCGTTGCGACTGCTACTcaggaggacaaggaaCTACCCATCCCGCCGCTCAACCTCTCGCTTGacacgctcgagctcggcggctgCTCtatctccatctcgtcccTGATGGACATTGTCACCAAGCTCCCCCTCCGATCGCTCAGCATGCGCCGAATCCACCTCTGGCGCGATCCTGGGGTGGACGCAACCCAGCTCTGGGCCCACTTCCTCGAGGGCCTTGAGGGAGGCCTCAtccgtcgcctcctcctttcAGACGTGACAGAGAGCCAGGCTGTGGGGACGTGGGGGCTGCCTGTCACCTTCAAGGGTGGTAGAAAACCCAACGAGCTCTGGCTCCCTGCGCGCCGGTACCGCCACGAGATGTTCAAaagtgcggcggcggatACCGTCGTCGAGCCGCCTCCCAGCGACGACAGTGACCAGGCGGACTCTGACAtcgatgaggatgacgacgaggaagacgacggGAACGGGGGGAAcggggaggatggcgaggagaacgggggggacggggaggatggcgaggagaacggGGGGAAcggagaggatgaggaggacacCGGCGTTGCTGCGAACGGCGACGTCAATGGCGATGGGGACGTCGGGGCCGGGGCTATCAGCTCGGACGGAGACGTAGTCATGGGCGGAAACGACGTCTAA